One window of Microcoleus vaginatus PCC 9802 genomic DNA carries:
- a CDS encoding response regulator translates to MNNHQPGTPLGNILVVDDTAENLRLLSTMLTQRGYTPRCVINGKMALRACNSNPPDLILLDIMMPEMNGYEVCQHLKLEPKTREIPVIFISAKDEVFDKVNAFAVGAVDYISKPFQFEEVLARIESHLSLRNLQKQLKEQNMLLQEEITSRLAVEKTLQEKNQILQQEISTRRAVEKALQEQNLVLQQEISHRQRAESALLKSNQELARSNAELEQFAYVASHDLQAPLATIASYAQLLEKRYKDQLDTQGTKFIGNIVQGCTRMQTLIDDLLEYSRVGRSRKPFELTDCNHAVEQALANLQGAIRENQAVVTYSELPAVMGDISQLVQLFQNLVSNAIKYRHDAPPVVHITACKQEENWLISVSDNGIGIAPQHQKRIFQIFQRLHTQREYSGTGIGLAICQKIVELHGGCIWVESEPEQGCTFYFTLA, encoded by the coding sequence ACCAACCAGGGACGCCGTTAGGAAACATTTTAGTAGTAGACGATACAGCAGAAAACCTGCGTCTGTTGTCTACGATGTTGACTCAGAGGGGGTACACCCCCCGCTGCGTGATTAACGGAAAAATGGCTTTGAGAGCCTGCAATTCTAATCCACCCGATTTAATTTTGCTCGACATAATGATGCCGGAAATGAACGGTTACGAAGTTTGTCAGCACTTGAAATTAGAGCCGAAAACTCGCGAAATTCCGGTAATTTTTATCAGCGCTAAAGATGAAGTTTTCGACAAAGTAAACGCATTTGCTGTGGGAGCAGTTGACTATATCAGCAAGCCATTTCAGTTTGAAGAAGTGCTCGCCCGCATTGAAAGTCACCTCAGCCTGCGGAATTTACAAAAGCAGCTAAAAGAACAAAATATGTTGCTGCAAGAAGAAATCACGAGCCGCTTAGCAGTCGAAAAGACTCTTCAGGAGAAAAATCAAATTTTGCAACAAGAAATCAGCACCCGTCGCGCCGTTGAAAAAGCTCTGCAAGAGCAAAATTTGGTACTCCAACAAGAGATATCGCACCGCCAGCGCGCCGAATCTGCTCTATTAAAATCTAACCAAGAATTGGCGCGTTCAAATGCGGAACTAGAACAATTTGCTTATGTGGCTTCTCACGACTTGCAAGCGCCTTTAGCAACTATTGCCAGTTACGCTCAACTTTTAGAAAAACGCTACAAAGACCAACTCGACACCCAAGGTACTAAGTTTATCGGCAATATCGTTCAGGGCTGCACCAGAATGCAAACTTTAATTGACGATTTACTCGAATATTCGCGCGTTGGTCGGAGTCGGAAACCTTTTGAACTGACAGATTGCAATCATGCAGTCGAGCAAGCACTCGCGAACCTGCAAGGGGCGATACGCGAGAATCAAGCCGTTGTCACTTACAGCGAATTACCAGCGGTAATGGGGGATATTTCTCAACTCGTACAGCTCTTTCAAAATTTAGTCAGCAATGCGATTAAATATCGCCACGACGCACCGCCTGTGGTTCATATTACCGCTTGCAAACAGGAGGAAAACTGGTTAATTTCTGTCTCAGATAATGGAATTGGGATTGCTCCCCAGCATCAAAAACGTATCTTTCAAATTTTCCAGCGCTTGCATACTCAAAGAGAATATTCGGGGACAGGTATTGGTTTAGCAATTTGTCAAAAGATTGTGGAACTTCACGGCGGATGTATCTGGGTGGAATCGGAGCCGGAGCAAGGTTGTACGTTTTACTTTACTCTCGCTTAA